The proteins below are encoded in one region of Anoplopoma fimbria isolate UVic2021 breed Golden Eagle Sablefish chromosome 19, Afim_UVic_2022, whole genome shotgun sequence:
- the LOC129108515 gene encoding histone H4, which translates to MSGRGKGGKGLGKGGAKRHRKVLRDNIQGITKPAIRRLARRGGVKRISGLIYEETRGVLKVFLENVIRDAVTYTEHAKRKTVTAMDVVYALKRQGRTLYGFGG; encoded by the coding sequence ATGAGCGGAAGAGGCAAGGGAGGAAAAGGACTCGGTAAAGGAGGCGCCAAGCGTCACCGTAAAGTCCTCCGTGATAACATCCAGGGCATCACCAAGCCCGCTATCCGCCGTCTGGCTCGCCGCGGTGGAGTGAAGCGTATCTCCGGTCTGATCTACGAGGAGACCCGCGGTGTGTTGAAGGTCTTCCTGGAGAACGTGATCCGTGATGCCGTCACCTACACCGAGCACGCCAAGAGAAAGACCGTGACCGCCATGGATGTGGTGTATGCTCTGAAGAGACAGGGACGCACTCTGTACGGCTTCGGGGGATAA
- the LOC129108471 gene encoding cytochrome P450 2F2-like has translation MFASVILLLICVVFLIIQLKSRRPKNFPPGPLVLPILGNILDLSLDNPLKDFERLRKTYGNVYSLLLGTKPAVVINGMKTIKEALVTKGIDFAGRPQDLFVNDTTRRKGVILADYGSGWKDHRRFALMNLRNFGMGKDSMEERIHGEIKYTLDTLDKSIGKSFSPLLMFHNASSNIICQVLFGKRYEYDEEFIKVIVQCFTENAKIANGPWAMLYDSFPMIRSLPLPFKKAFKNVETCQKLAISLMNEHKQTRVPGEPRDFTDCYLDQLDKVGDDRSSFSEAQLTMFILDLHFAGTDTTSNTLLTGFLYLMNYPHVQERCQQEIDEVLEGKDQASFEDRNNMPYMQAVIHEVQRVANTVPLSVFHCTTKDTELMGYSIPKGTLIIPNLTSVLNEEGQWKYPNEFNPDNFLNDQGEFVKPEAFMPFSAGPRMCLGEGLARMELFLIMVTLLRKFKFIWPEDAGEPDFTPVYGVTLTPKPYRMKVQLRAMQ, from the exons ATGTTTGCTTCAGTCATCCTGCTATTGATCTGCGTCGTCTTTCTCATCATTCAACTCAAATCCCGGAGGCCCAAGAACTTTCCACCAGGACCCCTCGTCCTGCCGATACTGGGGAACATTTTGGACCTGAGCCTAGATAACCCCCTGAAGGACTTTGAGAGG CTGAGGAAGACTTATGGAAATGTCTACAGTTTACTTCTCGGCACCAAACCAGCAGTAGTCATCAATGGGATGAAGACCATTAAGGAGGCTTTAGTGACCAAGGGCATTGATTTTGCTGGAAGACCCCAAGACCTGTTTGTCAATGACACCACCCGAAGGAAAG GAGTGATTCTAGCAGATTATGGCTCTGGTTGGAAGGATCACCGTCGTTTTGCTCTGATGAACTTGAGGAACTTTGGTATGGGGAAGGATTCCATGGAGGAGAGGATTCATGGAGAGATAAAATACACCCTTGACACGCTGGATAAGAGCATTG gcaaATCCTTCAGTCCTCTACTTATGTTTCATAATGCATCCTCCAACATCATCTGCCAGGTTCTGTTTGGTAAACGCTACGAGTATGATGAGGAGTTCATCAAAGTGATTGTTCAATGCTTTACTGAGAATGCCAAAATAGCCAACGGACCATGGGCTATG CTTTATGACTCTTTTCCCATGATTCGAAGCCTGCCGCTGCCCTTCAAGAAGGCCTTTAAGAATGTTGAG ACTTGTCAGAAACTTGCAATTTCTTTGATGAATGAGCACAAGCAGACAAGAGTCCCTGGAGAGCCACGAGACTTTACTGACTGTTATCTGGATCAGCTGGATAAG GTGGGTGATGATCGTTCCTCCTTTTCAGAAGCACAGCTGACTATGTTCATTCTGGATCTTCACTTTGCTGGGACTGACACTACTTCCAACACCCTGCTTACTGGTTTTCTCTACCTTATGAACTACCCACACGTACAAG AGCGTTGTCAGCAGGAGATAGATGAGGTGTTGGAAGGGAAGGATCAGGCCAGTTTTGAGGACAGAAACAACATGCCTTACATGCAg GCTGTGATCCATGAAGTGCAGAGGGTAGCAAACACTGTTCCACTCAGCGTCTTCCACTGTACGACTAAAGACACAGAGCTCATGGGGTATTCCATCCCCAAG GGTACGCTGATCATCCCTAACCTGACGTCAGTGCTGAATGAGGAGGGACAATGGAAATACCCCAATGAATTCAACCCTGACAACTTCCTCAATGACCAGGGAGAGTTTGTCAAACCAGAGGCCTTCATGCCTTTCTCCGCAG GTCCTCGTATGTGTCTCGGAGAGGGTCTGGCTCGCATGGAGCTTTTCCTCATCATGGTGACGCTGCTGAGGAAGTTTAAATTCATCTGGCCTGAGGATGCTGGAGAGCCAGACTTCACTCCAGTCTATGGGGTCACTCTGACTCCCAAACCTTATCGCATGAAAGTCCAACTTAGGGCAATGCAGTAA
- the LOC129108510 gene encoding histone H2B 1.2-like codes for MPDTTVKAPKKGSKKAVAKSVSKTGKKRRKSRKESYAIYVYKVMKQVHPDTGISSKAMGIMNSFVSDIFERIAGEASRLAHYNKRSTITSREIQTAVRLLLPGELAKHAVSEGTKAVTKYTSSK; via the coding sequence ATGCCTGACACCACAGTTAAAGCGCCCAAGAAGGGCTCCAAGAAAGCCGTCGCTAAGAGCGTCAGCAAGACTggcaagaagaggaggaagtccaGGAAGGAGAGCTACGCCATCTACGTGTACAAAGTGATGAAGCAGGTCCACCCTGATACCGGCATCTCCTCTAAGGCCATGGGCATCATGAACTCGTTCGTGAGCGACATCTTTGAGCGCATCGCCGGTGAGGCCTCTCGTCTGGCTCACTACAACAAGCGCTCCACCATCACCTCCAGGGAGATCCAGACCGCTGTCCGCCTGCTGCTGCCCGGTGAGCTGGCGAAGCACGCCGTGTCTGAGGGAACCAAGGCCGTGACCAAGTACACGAGCTCCAAGTAA
- the LOC129108490 gene encoding LOW QUALITY PROTEIN: histone H1-like (The sequence of the model RefSeq protein was modified relative to this genomic sequence to represent the inferred CDS: inserted 1 base in 1 codon), whose amino-acid sequence MAEVAPAAAPAAAKVAKKKVSKPKKTGPSVAELIVKAVAASKERSGVSAAAVKKALAAGGYDVDKNNSRVKTAIKNLVTKGTLVQTKGTGASGSFKISKTAVEKPVKKAAPKAKKPAAKKPAAAKKPKAAAVKKPAVAKKSPKKAKKPAAAKKPTKSPKKATKSPKKVAKSPKKVVKKAPAPKKXPAKKAAKPKAKKAAPKKK is encoded by the exons ATGGCAGAAGTagctccagctgcagctcccGCTGCGGCCAAAGTAGCCAAGAAGAAGGTGTCCAAGCCGAAGAAGACTGGTCCCAGCGTCGCTGAGCTCATCGTTAAAGCTGTGGCCGCATCCAAGGAGCGGAGCGGCGTGTCTGCGGCCGCCGTCAAGAAGGCTCTGGCCGCCGGAGGATACGATGTGGATAAGAACAACTCCCGGGTCAAGACCGCCATCAAGAACCTGGTGACTAAGGGGACTCTGGTCCAGACCAAGGGGACCGGGGCCTCTGGCTCCTTCAAGATAAGCAAGACGGCTGTCGAGAAACCGGTCAAGAAAGCCGCTCCTAAAGCCAAGAAGCCCGCAGCTAAGAAACCTGCAGCGGCCAAAAAGCCCAAAGCAGCGGCAGTAAAGAAACCAGCAGTCGCTAAGAAGTCACCGAAGAAGGCGAAGAAACCCGCAGCGGCCAAGAAACCAACAAAGAGCCCCAAGAAGGCGACCAAGAGCCCCAAAAAAGTAGCAAAGAGTCCCAAGAAGGTGGTCAAAAAGGCCCCCGCACCCAAGA TCCCCGCTAAGAAGGCTGCCAAGCCCAAAGCAAAGAAGGCAGCACCCAAGAAGAAGTGA